A genome region from Thermoanaerobacterium xylanolyticum LX-11 includes the following:
- a CDS encoding DUF5665 domain-containing protein, translated as MSEMMEKMKIADYVELMQSPYRLLWLNFVGGLARGFGMAIGFTLLGAIVIYILQRAVLLNLPIIGNIIAHIIKIVQQNL; from the coding sequence ATGTCTGAGATGATGGAAAAAATGAAAATAGCTGACTATGTAGAATTGATGCAAAGCCCTTATAGACTCCTATGGCTTAACTTTGTCGGTGGGCTTGCACGTGGTTTTGGCATGGCTATAGGATTTACATTGCTTGGAGCAATTGTAATATACATATTGCAAAGAGCGGTTTTATTGAATTTGCCTATTATAGGCAATATTATTGCTCATATAATTAAAATTGTTCAACAAAATTTATGA
- a CDS encoding tRNA threonylcarbamoyladenosine dehydratase: MLHAFSRTELLIGKDNLDKLKRSTVAVFGMGGVGSYTAEALARSGIGKLVIVDDDTVCLTNINRQIHATRKTVGKPKVEVMKERLLEINPNLKVISHQTFYSSENSNILLSCDYDYVVDAIDTVSSKIDLVVKCNEMGIPIISCMGAANKLDPTKFEVADIYDTSICPLAKVMRYELRKRGIKSLKVVYSKEKPIKPLLDVETCKKQCICTNKERTCVKRRQIPGSVSFVPPVAGFILAGEVIKDILGYK; the protein is encoded by the coding sequence TTGTTACACGCTTTTTCGAGAACGGAACTATTAATAGGGAAAGATAATTTAGATAAATTAAAAAGATCTACTGTCGCTGTTTTTGGGATGGGCGGTGTAGGATCGTACACAGCAGAAGCTTTAGCACGAAGTGGCATTGGAAAATTGGTAATAGTAGACGATGACACAGTCTGCTTAACTAACATAAATAGACAAATACATGCTACAAGAAAGACAGTTGGTAAACCAAAAGTTGAAGTTATGAAAGAGAGGCTTTTAGAGATAAATCCTAATCTTAAAGTTATATCACATCAAACTTTCTATAGTAGCGAGAATAGCAATATTTTGTTGTCCTGCGATTATGATTATGTAGTAGATGCTATTGACACAGTATCGTCGAAAATAGATCTTGTCGTTAAATGCAATGAGATGGGCATACCTATTATAAGCTGCATGGGCGCAGCAAATAAACTGGATCCTACAAAGTTTGAGGTGGCTGATATATACGATACGAGTATATGTCCTCTTGCAAAAGTTATGAGATATGAGCTTAGAAAACGTGGTATAAAATCGCTAAAAGTTGTTTATTCTAAAGAAAAGCCCATAAAACCTCTTTTGGATGTGGAAACTTGTAAAAAACAGTGTATATGCACAAATAAAGAAAGAACTTGTGTCAAAAGAAGGCAGATACCAGGTAGTGTATCTTTTGTACCACCTGTAGCAGGATTTATATTGGCTGGTGAAGTCATAAAGGATATACTTGGGTACAAGTGA
- a CDS encoding RluA family pseudouridine synthase, with protein sequence MNIVNIVNIIAEKDDVDKRIDSFLASEVDYTRSYLKKLILDELVKVNGKSVKPNYKVREGDVINLNIPEAEEIDLKPENIPLDIIYEDDDIIVVNKPQGMVVHPAPGNLSGTLVNALLYHCTNLSGINGELRPGIVHRLDKDTSGVMVVAKNDKAHLELSNQIKNRTILKKYLAIVEGVIKNDEGAVEAPIGRDHIERKKMAVVKDGRYALTLYRVLERYKNNSLVEAIIKTGRTHQIRVHMAYIGHPIVGDEVYGYKKQRFNLSGQVLHSKLLGLVHPSKKVYMEFEAPTPEYFEKLMKVLKEKQ encoded by the coding sequence ATGAACATAGTTAATATTGTGAATATAATTGCAGAAAAAGATGATGTAGATAAAAGAATAGACTCTTTTTTAGCTTCGGAAGTAGATTATACAAGATCATATTTAAAGAAATTGATATTAGATGAACTTGTTAAAGTTAACGGCAAATCGGTAAAGCCTAATTATAAGGTAAGGGAAGGTGATGTGATAAACTTAAATATACCTGAAGCGGAAGAAATAGACTTAAAACCAGAAAATATTCCTCTTGATATTATTTACGAAGATGATGATATAATTGTTGTAAATAAGCCTCAAGGCATGGTGGTTCACCCTGCTCCTGGTAATTTAAGTGGTACACTTGTCAATGCGCTTTTATACCATTGCACAAATTTGTCGGGCATAAATGGAGAATTAAGGCCGGGAATTGTCCATAGGCTTGATAAAGATACTTCTGGCGTAATGGTTGTTGCTAAAAATGACAAAGCTCATCTTGAGCTTTCAAATCAAATAAAAAACAGGACTATTTTAAAGAAATATTTAGCGATCGTTGAGGGAGTAATTAAAAACGATGAAGGAGCTGTAGAGGCTCCAATAGGAAGAGATCATATTGAGAGAAAAAAGATGGCTGTTGTAAAAGATGGACGCTATGCTTTAACATTGTATAGAGTTCTCGAAAGGTATAAAAACAATTCTCTTGTAGAAGCGATAATAAAAACTGGTCGCACTCATCAGATTAGAGTTCATATGGCATATATTGGGCATCCAATTGTAGGTGACGAAGTTTACGGATATAAAAAACAGAGATTTAATCTTTCAGGTCAGGTGTTACATTCAAAGCTTTTAGGCTTAGTGCATCCATCTAAGAAAGTTTATATGGAATTTGAGGCACCAACTCCTGAATATTTTGAAAAGTTAATGAAAGTATTAAAAGAAAAGCAGTAG
- the uppS gene encoding polyprenyl diphosphate synthase produces the protein MYRIPNHIGVIPDGNRRWAQNRNMPKEAGYSYGLEPGITLYKMCREIGIKELTFYGFTQDNTKRPSVQTEAFKKACIDAVKMLEKEDANLLVIGNYNSPMFPQELLPYCKRKRIGSGKMKVNFLVNYGWQWDLNNALKALSSGEKRDILDLISSKEISRIDLIIRWGGRRRLSGFLPVQSIYSDFYVIDDYWPDFKPQHFYDALEWYSKQDITLGG, from the coding sequence ATGTATAGAATTCCCAATCACATTGGCGTTATTCCTGATGGAAATAGACGTTGGGCACAAAATAGAAATATGCCTAAAGAAGCTGGATATTCATACGGTTTAGAACCAGGAATTACATTGTATAAGATGTGCAGAGAGATTGGCATTAAAGAATTAACTTTCTATGGATTTACGCAGGATAACACAAAGCGACCATCTGTTCAAACAGAAGCATTTAAAAAAGCGTGTATTGATGCTGTTAAAATGCTTGAAAAGGAAGATGCAAATCTTTTAGTCATAGGAAATTATAATTCTCCCATGTTTCCGCAAGAATTGTTGCCATATTGTAAACGAAAAAGAATTGGCAGTGGAAAGATGAAAGTTAATTTTCTTGTCAATTATGGATGGCAGTGGGATTTGAATAATGCATTAAAGGCTTTAAGCAGTGGAGAAAAAAGGGATATATTAGATCTAATTTCATCAAAAGAAATATCGCGAATAGATTTAATCATAAGGTGGGGTGGCAGAAGGAGGTTAAGCGGATTTTTGCCTGTCCAGTCGATATATTCTGATTTTTATGTAATTGATGATTATTGGCCGGATTTTAAGCCTCAACATTTTTACGATGCCCTTGAATGGTATTCAAAACAAGATATTACACTTGGTGGATAA
- a CDS encoding TraR/DksA C4-type zinc finger protein — MDDKKLEYFRKRLIDERNKILHTLNEMDDNNGTGKIGEREYYQELSLADNHPADIASEVYELEKNYALKDNEQHVLRQIDDALSRMVSGKYGICNHCHKEIEIERLEALPYTPLCAKCAKNNDLKLSDLRFSRPNEERTIKYLFGWGYMDSKDENQFDAEDSYQAVARYNKTKAGLDNYDDDYDDYNSGYVEEVDKISNEDYKKTLK; from the coding sequence ATGGATGACAAAAAATTAGAGTACTTTAGAAAAAGACTTATTGATGAAAGAAATAAAATTTTGCATACTTTAAACGAGATGGATGATAATAATGGAACTGGAAAAATTGGTGAGAGAGAATATTATCAGGAACTATCATTAGCGGACAATCATCCAGCAGACATAGCTTCGGAAGTATATGAATTAGAGAAAAATTACGCATTAAAAGATAACGAACAACACGTTTTGAGGCAAATCGATGATGCTCTTTCACGGATGGTTAGCGGTAAGTATGGTATATGCAATCATTGTCATAAAGAAATTGAAATAGAAAGGTTAGAAGCATTGCCATATACACCTTTGTGCGCAAAATGTGCGAAAAATAATGATTTAAAATTAAGCGATCTTAGATTTTCACGCCCCAACGAAGAAAGAACTATTAAATATCTTTTTGGATGGGGATACATGGATTCTAAAGACGAAAATCAATTTGACGCTGAGGATTCGTATCAAGCGGTAGCAAGGTATAATAAAACTAAGGCAGGGCTTGATAATTATGATGACGATTACGATGATTATAATTCAGGATATGTGGAAGAGGTAGACAAAATAAGCAATGAAGATTACAAAAAAACATTAAAATAA
- the bcp gene encoding thioredoxin-dependent thiol peroxidase has product MVEVEKEAPDFILMSSDGKNVSLKDYRGKKVVLYFYPKDNTPGCTKEACQFRDNINSIEDNDAVVIGVSLDDLESHKKFIEKFDLPFILLSDDDAKVSTEYGVYKEKNMYGKKKMGIERSTFVIDRKGIVKKIFRKVKVDGHVDEILKVLEEID; this is encoded by the coding sequence ATGGTTGAAGTAGAAAAAGAAGCCCCTGATTTCATTCTTATGTCAAGTGATGGAAAGAATGTCTCTTTAAAAGATTATAGGGGTAAAAAAGTTGTTCTTTACTTTTATCCCAAGGACAATACGCCTGGATGCACAAAGGAAGCTTGCCAGTTTAGAGACAACATAAATTCTATTGAAGATAATGACGCAGTTGTAATAGGGGTAAGCTTAGATGATTTAGAGTCTCATAAAAAATTTATTGAAAAATTTGATTTGCCATTTATACTCTTAAGCGATGATGATGCTAAAGTTTCAACAGAGTACGGTGTCTATAAAGAAAAAAATATGTATGGAAAGAAAAAAATGGGCATAGAAAGATCAACTTTTGTAATAGATAGGAAAGGCATAGTAAAGAAAATTTTTAGGAAAGTGAAAGTTGATGGACACGTAGATGAGATATTGAAAGTGCTAGAAGAAATTGATTAA
- the trxA gene encoding thioredoxin, producing MAEVKITKDNFQEEVVNSNIPVLVDFWAEWCGPCRMVSPIIEELAEDYEGKVKVGKINVDEENELAMQFRIMSIPTIGLFKGGKMVDKIIGARPKSDFEDFINRNL from the coding sequence ATGGCTGAAGTTAAAATAACAAAGGACAATTTTCAGGAGGAGGTAGTTAATTCAAATATACCTGTTTTGGTAGATTTTTGGGCAGAGTGGTGTGGACCTTGCAGAATGGTTTCGCCTATAATAGAAGAGTTAGCTGAAGATTATGAAGGAAAAGTGAAAGTTGGCAAAATCAATGTGGATGAAGAAAACGAGCTTGCTATGCAATTTAGGATCATGAGCATCCCTACCATAGGACTTTTCAAAGGTGGCAAAATGGTAGATAAAATCATAGGAGCAAGGCCAAAATCTGATTTTGAAGATTTTATAAATAGAAATTTATAA
- the lspA gene encoding signal peptidase II, protein MEIIIVFISILIDQISKYFVVRYLKPIGTFPIIDNVFNFTYVENKGAAFGILQNKTVFFIIITVIVGTILVYSIINIPSSTFYKFTLSMILGGAIGNLIDRVRLGYVVDFIDFRFFPAVFNLADSMIVVGAILLCYTLIFKKESQ, encoded by the coding sequence TTGGAAATTATCATTGTTTTTATTTCTATTTTAATTGACCAAATTTCAAAATACTTTGTAGTGAGGTATTTAAAACCCATTGGGACTTTTCCTATAATAGACAATGTATTTAACTTTACGTACGTTGAAAATAAAGGTGCTGCTTTTGGAATATTGCAAAATAAGACAGTATTTTTTATAATAATAACGGTTATTGTTGGGACAATATTGGTGTATTCAATTATAAATATACCCAGCAGTACATTTTATAAGTTTACTTTATCCATGATTCTCGGTGGAGCCATCGGAAATTTGATCGATAGAGTCAGATTAGGGTATGTTGTAGATTTCATTGACTTCAGGTTTTTTCCAGCAGTCTTTAATTTAGCTGATTCCATGATAGTAGTAGGCGCTATATTGTTGTGCTATACTTTGATATTTAAAAAAGAAAGTCAATAA
- the aspS gene encoding aspartate--tRNA ligase, producing the protein MGEQLAGMKRTHMCGELTINDVGKNVVVMGWVQRRRDLGGLIFLELRDRTGLIQIVFSEQLSKEAFDKAQHVRNEYVLAASGKVVKRSEENVNPNLETGNIEIYVSEFKILSKAETPPFMVEDRNNVSEAIRLKYRYLDLRRPSMQKILITRYKITRIVRDFLDKNGFIDIETPLLIKSTPEGARDYLVPSRVQPGKFFALPQSPQIFKQLLMISGFDRYYQIAKCLRDEDLRADRQPEFTQIDIEMSFVDEDDVISINERMIAKIFKEILNIDLEVPFRRISWQEAMDRFGSDKPDLRFGMELKNLSSIFADSEFKVFRDAIENGGSVRAINVKGAASIPRRQLDELVEYVKTYKAKGLVWIQMSDDGPKSQISKFLKEDELAQVLNAMEAEKGDLILIVADRNNMIVYDALGHLRLEMGRRYNLIDENKYEFLWVVDFPLLEYSEEEKRYVAMHHPFTAPKDEDIEMLDKNPGQVRAKAYDIVLNGMEIGGGSIRIHDTELQKKMFKVLGFNDEDAEARFGFLLNAFKYGAPPHGGIAYGLDRLTMILTGTDNIRDVIAFPKTQNACDLMSDAPSEVSKEQLDELHIKVDL; encoded by the coding sequence ATGGGAGAGCAATTGGCAGGCATGAAAAGAACACATATGTGCGGAGAACTTACAATTAACGATGTTGGGAAAAATGTCGTTGTGATGGGATGGGTTCAAAGAAGGAGAGATCTTGGAGGACTCATATTTTTAGAATTGCGGGATAGGACCGGGCTTATACAGATTGTTTTTAGTGAGCAGCTTTCAAAGGAAGCATTTGATAAAGCTCAGCATGTGAGAAATGAGTATGTTTTGGCTGCATCAGGTAAAGTTGTAAAGAGATCGGAAGAAAATGTGAATCCAAATCTTGAGACAGGAAACATAGAGATTTACGTAAGCGAATTTAAAATTTTAAGCAAAGCTGAGACACCACCATTCATGGTGGAGGATAGAAATAATGTGTCTGAGGCGATTAGATTAAAGTACAGGTATTTGGATTTAAGAAGACCATCGATGCAGAAGATTTTGATTACAAGATACAAGATAACGAGAATTGTGAGAGACTTTTTGGATAAAAACGGCTTTATAGACATAGAAACGCCGCTTCTCATAAAAAGCACTCCAGAAGGAGCTAGAGATTATCTTGTTCCAAGTAGGGTACAACCTGGCAAATTTTTTGCGTTGCCACAATCACCGCAGATATTTAAGCAGCTTTTAATGATATCAGGTTTTGATAGGTACTATCAGATTGCAAAATGCTTAAGAGATGAGGATTTAAGAGCAGATAGGCAGCCTGAGTTTACGCAGATCGATATAGAGATGTCGTTTGTCGATGAAGATGATGTCATATCCATAAATGAGCGTATGATAGCTAAAATATTTAAGGAAATTTTGAATATCGACTTGGAAGTTCCTTTTAGGAGAATTTCTTGGCAGGAAGCAATGGACAGGTTTGGCTCTGACAAGCCTGATTTAAGATTTGGAATGGAGTTGAAAAATCTTTCATCAATATTTGCAGACTCTGAATTTAAAGTTTTTAGAGATGCAATAGAAAATGGTGGTTCTGTAAGGGCAATAAATGTGAAAGGTGCAGCATCTATTCCTAGAAGACAATTAGATGAGCTTGTAGAATACGTAAAAACATATAAAGCTAAAGGACTTGTATGGATACAGATGTCAGATGATGGTCCAAAATCCCAAATCTCAAAATTTTTGAAAGAGGATGAGTTGGCACAGGTTTTAAATGCCATGGAAGCAGAAAAAGGCGATTTGATATTAATAGTAGCTGACAGAAACAATATGATAGTTTATGATGCTTTAGGTCATTTGAGATTGGAAATGGGGAGAAGATACAATCTTATTGACGAGAACAAGTACGAATTTTTGTGGGTTGTCGATTTTCCATTGTTGGAATACAGCGAAGAAGAAAAAAGGTATGTTGCGATGCACCATCCGTTTACTGCTCCAAAAGACGAGGATATAGAAATGCTTGACAAGAATCCGGGCCAGGTAAGAGCAAAAGCGTATGACATAGTTCTAAATGGTATGGAAATAGGTGGTGGCAGTATCAGGATACATGATACAGAATTGCAGAAGAAGATGTTTAAAGTGCTTGGTTTTAACGATGAAGATGCTGAGGCACGATTTGGATTTTTATTAAATGCTTTTAAATATGGAGCACCGCCACATGGTGGCATTGCATATGGGCTTGACAGATTGACAATGATACTTACGGGTACAGATAATATAAGGGATGTTATCGCATTTCCAAAAACCCAGAATGCATGCGATCTTATGTCGGATGCGCCATCTGAAGTTTCGAAAGAACAGTTGGATGAATTACACATAAAGGTTGACCTATAA
- a CDS encoding metal-sensitive transcriptional regulator, translating to MNSYQDEKDDLLRRLKKIEGQIKGIQKMIEKDIYCVDVLIQVAAVRSAINSVGKILLKSHTLGCVKDAINTEKQDDMIDELVETFMKFMK from the coding sequence ATGAATTCATATCAAGATGAAAAAGACGATTTGCTAAGAAGGCTAAAAAAAATCGAAGGACAAATAAAGGGAATACAAAAAATGATAGAAAAAGACATATACTGTGTAGATGTCCTTATACAGGTTGCTGCCGTTAGATCTGCAATAAATAGCGTAGGTAAAATATTGCTTAAAAGTCATACTCTTGGGTGCGTGAAAGATGCTATAAATACTGAAAAGCAAGATGACATGATTGACGAGCTTGTTGAGACATTTATGAAATTTATGAAATGA
- the hisS gene encoding histidine--tRNA ligase → MLTKAPRGTKDVLPSEAYKWQYLENMIREICADFGFKEIRTPGFEHTELFLRGVGESTDIVRKEMYTFNDKSGRSITLKPEGTSPAVRAFVEHNLYAETMPVKIYYITPVYRYERPQSGRLREHHQFGIEMFGSNDALADAEVISVAMTLFNKLGLKNLELNINSIGCPNCRREYNKALKEFLGENIENLCDDCKERYKINPMRVLDCKVESCKRILKDAPLMLNYLCDDCKNHFESLQSYLKEAGFNFIINPKIVRGLDYYTKTAFEIISNDIGAQGTVCGGGRYDGLVEECGGPSVPGVGFGLGLERLLLTLENSGIEIPAPKRPDLFICTIGNEAKKYAFSMATKLRSLGISVEIDNMGRSLKAQMKYANKLNVRYTIILGEDELKNGKVKMKNMDTGEESAIELDKIYDKISE, encoded by the coding sequence ATGCTTACAAAAGCGCCTAGAGGGACAAAAGATGTACTTCCATCAGAAGCTTACAAATGGCAATATTTAGAAAATATGATAAGAGAAATATGTGCAGATTTTGGATTTAAAGAAATTAGAACACCTGGGTTTGAGCACACTGAACTATTTTTAAGAGGTGTTGGCGAATCAACTGATATTGTCAGAAAGGAAATGTACACTTTTAATGACAAGAGCGGTAGAAGTATTACTTTAAAGCCTGAGGGAACTTCGCCTGCTGTAAGAGCGTTTGTTGAACACAACTTATACGCAGAAACGATGCCAGTTAAGATTTACTACATAACACCAGTATATAGATATGAAAGACCTCAGTCAGGAAGGCTTAGGGAACACCATCAATTTGGAATAGAAATGTTTGGGTCAAATGACGCCTTGGCTGATGCTGAAGTAATCAGTGTTGCTATGACTCTATTCAATAAATTGGGACTTAAAAATTTGGAGCTAAATATCAACAGCATTGGATGTCCTAACTGCAGAAGGGAATATAACAAAGCGTTGAAAGAATTTTTAGGAGAAAATATTGAAAATTTATGTGATGATTGCAAAGAAAGATATAAGATAAATCCCATGAGAGTCCTTGATTGCAAGGTTGAAAGTTGTAAAAGAATATTGAAGGACGCACCGTTAATGCTTAATTATCTTTGTGATGATTGCAAAAATCACTTTGAAAGTCTTCAATCTTATTTAAAAGAAGCGGGATTTAACTTTATCATTAATCCTAAGATAGTTAGAGGTCTTGACTATTATACTAAAACAGCTTTTGAAATAATATCAAACGACATAGGTGCACAAGGTACTGTTTGTGGTGGAGGAAGATACGATGGTTTAGTAGAAGAATGTGGAGGTCCTTCTGTACCTGGTGTAGGGTTTGGATTGGGACTTGAACGTTTGTTGCTGACGCTTGAAAACAGCGGCATTGAAATACCCGCTCCAAAGCGTCCAGATCTTTTCATATGCACAATCGGAAATGAAGCAAAGAAATATGCGTTTTCTATGGCTACAAAACTTAGGAGTTTGGGAATTTCAGTTGAGATTGACAATATGGGAAGAAGTCTTAAAGCACAGATGAAATACGCTAATAAACTAAATGTAAGGTATACGATAATTTTAGGTGAAGACGAACTTAAAAATGGCAAGGTAAAAATGAAAAACATGGACACTGGAGAAGAAAGTGCAATTGAGCTTGATAAAATTTATGATAAAATATCAGAATAG
- the tkt gene encoding transketolase produces the protein MNRIDELAINTIRILSIEQVQKANSGHPGMPMGSAPMAYTLWAKYLKHSPQNPKWAGRDRFILSAGHGSALLYSLLHLFGYGLTIEDLKNFRQWQSLTPGHPEYGHTPGVEITTGPLGQGISNAVGMAIAETYMASKFNRPGYDIVDNYTYAIVGDGCLMEGISSEACSLAGTLKLGKLIALYDSNNISIEGGTDIAFTEDVGKRFEAYGWQVIKVDDGNDVEKIGKAIEEAKADKERPSLIIVKTVIGYGCPEKQGKASAHGEPLGDKNVEATKKFLGWDYDEEFYVPDEVRKHFENIIEELNKEEEKWNRMFENYRKDYPELAEEWDKWHSEKLPVDLVADEGLWNFKVKTATRSSSGDVLNYLVKLVPNLIGGSADLAPSTKTYTKDRGDYSSENRGGSNFHFGVREHAMAAIANGMAAYGGIIPYVSTFLVFSDYMKGAVRLSALMKLPVIYVFTHDSIGVGEDGPTHEPIEHLPMLRSIPNLTVIRPADSKEVSAAWCYALNKKDGPTALILTRQNLPVYDETSKDALKGGYVLCDAENGNPDVILLASGSEVSLIYEAYKVLKEKGIKARVVSMPSMEIFDMQPNEYKKTVLPDNVRARIAVEAASTMSWYKYVGLDGCVIGLDHFGASAPGEILFREFGFTVENVVNKVLELLK, from the coding sequence ATGAACAGGATTGATGAATTAGCAATTAATACTATACGTATACTTTCAATCGAACAGGTGCAAAAGGCTAACTCTGGACATCCAGGTATGCCAATGGGTTCTGCTCCAATGGCATATACATTGTGGGCCAAATATTTAAAGCACAGTCCCCAAAATCCTAAATGGGCTGGGCGAGATAGATTTATATTATCTGCTGGACATGGTTCTGCACTTTTATATTCATTGTTGCATCTTTTTGGCTATGGACTTACAATAGAAGATCTTAAGAATTTTAGACAATGGCAAAGTTTAACTCCGGGACATCCAGAATATGGGCATACACCAGGTGTTGAAATTACTACAGGTCCATTGGGACAAGGTATTTCAAACGCTGTTGGCATGGCAATCGCCGAGACTTATATGGCAAGCAAATTTAACCGTCCAGGGTATGACATAGTAGATAATTATACATACGCTATCGTTGGCGATGGATGCCTCATGGAGGGCATTTCGTCTGAAGCGTGTTCTTTAGCTGGAACGCTAAAGCTTGGTAAATTGATAGCATTGTACGATTCCAATAACATTTCTATCGAAGGTGGTACAGATATTGCTTTTACAGAAGATGTTGGTAAAAGATTTGAGGCTTATGGTTGGCAAGTTATAAAAGTAGATGATGGTAATGACGTAGAAAAGATAGGAAAAGCTATTGAAGAAGCAAAGGCAGACAAAGAAAGGCCGTCACTTATCATAGTAAAGACAGTGATTGGATACGGCTGCCCAGAGAAACAAGGAAAAGCTTCAGCACATGGAGAGCCACTGGGAGATAAAAATGTAGAGGCAACTAAAAAGTTTTTGGGATGGGATTATGATGAGGAATTTTATGTTCCAGATGAAGTGCGTAAGCATTTTGAAAATATCATAGAAGAATTAAATAAAGAAGAAGAAAAATGGAATAGAATGTTTGAAAATTATAGAAAAGACTATCCAGAATTAGCAGAAGAATGGGATAAATGGCACAGTGAGAAATTGCCGGTTGATTTAGTCGCTGACGAAGGCCTTTGGAATTTTAAAGTAAAGACGGCTACAAGGTCTTCATCTGGAGACGTTTTGAATTATTTGGTTAAGCTTGTCCCAAATCTGATAGGTGGTTCTGCAGATCTTGCGCCATCTACAAAGACTTACACAAAAGATAGAGGCGACTATAGCAGCGAAAACAGAGGTGGCTCTAATTTTCACTTTGGCGTTAGAGAACATGCAATGGCAGCGATTGCGAATGGAATGGCTGCTTATGGCGGTATTATACCTTATGTATCTACATTCCTCGTATTCAGTGATTATATGAAGGGTGCTGTAAGGTTATCTGCATTGATGAAGCTTCCTGTAATTTACGTATTTACTCATGACAGCATTGGCGTTGGCGAGGATGGTCCAACACACGAACCGATAGAACATTTGCCAATGTTAAGAAGCATTCCAAACTTGACGGTTATAAGGCCTGCAGACTCAAAAGAAGTTTCTGCTGCATGGTGCTACGCTCTTAACAAAAAAGACGGTCCAACAGCATTGATATTGACAAGGCAAAATCTTCCTGTTTATGATGAGACATCAAAAGATGCTTTAAAAGGCGGATATGTGTTGTGTGATGCTGAAAATGGAAATCCAGATGTGATTTTATTGGCCAGTGGTTCAGAGGTTAGTTTGATTTATGAGGCATACAAAGTGCTTAAAGAGAAGGGGATTAAGGCGAGGGTAGTAAGCATGCCTTCAATGGAGATATTTGATATGCAACCAAATGAATACAAAAAAACAGTGCTTCCTGATAATGTGAGAGCCAGAATTGCAGTAGAGGCTGCAAGTACTATGAGCTGGTATAAATACGTTGGCCTTGATGGCTGTGTAATTGGTCTTGATCATTTTGGAGCATCTGCGCCTGGTGAAATACTCTTTAGAGAATTTGGATTCACTGTTGAAAATGTCGTCAACAAGGTATTAGAGCTATTAAAGTGA